One stretch of Prunus persica cultivar Lovell chromosome G1, Prunus_persica_NCBIv2, whole genome shotgun sequence DNA includes these proteins:
- the LOC18792646 gene encoding uncharacterized protein LOC18792646: MEELHAAAYAYYDRGNEHTRRVAYDFFRSMDTDGDGRISYAEFNDFVQQSGYYWILHNDPNLFAKLDRNRDGGLDLQEVLTFYYIIKTRYITCQGCRAHLCGLYFTCVECFDGGAANYHHHHQYPTYDLCAACYGNANYINQHSYFLDNHVLLRSKRGPPHAPPNLAMAVAEQNPLVNITNNYYVNQASAAPEIQRNRWYQAFQTLETALSISALAYNCTIM, translated from the exons ATGGAAGAACTACATGCAGCAGCTTATGCATACTATGACCGTGGCAATGAACATACTCGTCGTGTAGCATATGATTTCTTTCGATCCATGGATACAGACGGTGATGGCAGAATCAGCTACGCCGAGTTCAACGACTTCGTTCAACAAAGTGGATACTACTGGATCCTCCATAATGACCCCAACTTGTTCGCTAAACTTGACCGCAATCGCGACGGTGGCCTAGATTTGCAGGAAGTACTTACGTTCTACTATATCATCAAAACAAGGTACATCACATGCCAAGGCTGCCGAGCACACCTTTGTGGCTTGTATTTTACGTGCGTTGAGTGCTTTGATGGAGGAGCAGCtaattatcatcatcatcatcagtatCCAACGTATGACCTGTGTGCTGCTTGCTATGGTAATGCCAACTACATTAACCAGCACTCATACTTCTTGGATAACCACGTTTTGCTACGCTCCAAAAGAGGCCCTCCTCATGCTCCGCCAAATCTTGCCATG GCAGTCGCTGAACAGAATCCTCTGGTGAATATTACTAATAATTACTACGTCAATCAAGCTAGCGCTGCGCCTGAAATTCAAAGG AATAGATGGTACCAAGCATTTCAAACATTAGAGACAGCTCTTTCTATTTCAGCTTTGGCTTACAACTGCACAATTATGTGA
- the LOC18793266 gene encoding uncharacterized protein LOC18793266, which yields MEELHAAALAYYSNGSPELQRLAWSFFQSMDTNNDGRISSSEFYEFLQQSGYGWIVNDPSFFTKLDRNGDGGLDFYEVLTFYYIVKTRNILCQGCRVYLCGLYFTCVACFDVGAGHHQGTYDLCAACYGVKNFYHHHTYFLDNHVLLRSKRGLPPCASPDLNKVKCLFRYLDHRLLITFTRVLSKIIEMWYMLMVLI from the coding sequence ATGGAAGAACTACATGCAGCAGCCTTAGCCTACTATTCCAATGGTTCTCCCGAACTTCAGCGTCTGGCATGGTCTTTCTTCCAATCCATGGACACAAACAACGATGGCCGAATCAGCTCCTCAGAGTTTTATGAATTTCTGCAGCAAAGCGGATACGGCTGGATTGTTAACGACCCCAGTTTCTTCACGAAACTAGATCGAAATGGCGACGGTGGCCTGGATTTCTACGAAGTGCTCACCTTCTACTACATCGTCAAAACGAGGAACATCTTGTGCCAAGGGTGTAGAGTGTACCTTTGTGGCTTGTATTTCACCTGCGTTGCTTGCTTTGATGTAGGAGCTGGCCATCATCAGGGCACCTATGATCTCTGTGCTGCCTGCTACGGCGTCAAGAATTTTTATCACCACCATACGTATTTCTTGGATAACCATGTCTTGCTGCGATCCAAAAGAGGCCTTCCTCCTTGTGCTAGCCCCGATCTCAATAAGGTGAAGTGCTTGTTTCGTTATTTGGATCATCGTTTGCTAATCACTTTTACGAGGGTGCTTAGCAAGATAATTGAGATGTGGTATATGTTAATGGTTCTTATCTAG
- the LOC18791101 gene encoding DNA mismatch repair protein MSH1, mitochondrial isoform X1 — MYWLATRNGVVSLPRCRHLALLLRSPSRKCSSSFIPSPPLLGQFRRIRCFKDQKVLRGSRKATNKLNALNNFLDERVLSNILWWKERMEMCRKPSTVQLVKRLDYSNLLGLDVNLKNGSLKEGTLNWEILQFKSKFPREVLLCRVGDFYEALGIDACILVEYAGLNPFGGLRSDSIPRAGCPVVNLRQTLDDLTRNGFSVCIVEEVQGPTQARSRKGRFISGHAHPGSPYVFGLVGVDHDLDFPEPMPVVGISHSARGYCINFVLETMKTYSSEDGLTEEALVTKLRTCRYHHLFLHMSLRSNFSGTCRWGEFGEGGLLWGECSGRHFEWFEGNPVIDLLSKVKDLYGLDEDVTFRNVSVSSENRPHPLTLGTATQIGAIPTEGIPCLLKVLLPSNCTGLPLLYVRDLLLNPPAYDISSTIQATCRLMSDITCSIPEFTCVSPAKLVKLLELREANHIEFCRIKNVLDEILQMRKTPELCEILQLLMDPTWVATGLKIDFETLVNECESTSGRIGEMISLDYEHDQKLSSFPIVPSEFFEDMESSWKRRIKRIHIEEAFAEVEKAAEALSLAVTEDFVPILSRIKATTAPLGGPKGEILYAREHEAVWFKGKRFVPAVWAGTPGEKQIKQLKPALDSKGRKVGEEWFTTMNVEDALTRYHEAGAKAKTRVLELLRGLSSDLQAKINILVFSSMLLVIARALFAHVSEGRRRKWVFPTLGESYRSKDVKPVNGENGMKIVGLSPYWLDVAEGSAVNNTVDMQSLFLLTGPNGGGKSSLLRSICAAALLGICGFMVPAESALIPHFDSIMLHMKSYDSPSDGKSSFQVEMSEIRSIVSGATKRSLVLVDEICRGTETAKGTCIAGSIVETLDTIGCLGIISTHLHGIFSLPLNTKNTVYKAMGTVYVDGQTKPTWKLMDGICRESLAFETAKKEGIPEIIIERAEDLYHSAYANEVLLGKNGTKLEQFCSTGFSSSDKSHPQSSSDKVEAVHKTGSTNRMEVLQKEVESAVIVICRKMLIELYKEEKTSEVTDIHCVPIGAREQPPPSTIGVSCVYVILRPDRRLYVGQTDDLEGRVRAHRSKEGMQNANFLYFTVPGKSLACQLETLLINQLPYQGFHLTNVADGKHRNFGTSNLALDGVSVCR; from the exons ATGTACTGGCTCGCTACTCGTAACGGCGTTGTCTCTCTCCCTCGCTGCCGTCAtcttgctcttcttcttcgctCCCCTTCTCGTAAATGCAGCAGCTCTTTCATTCCCTCTCCGCCGCTCct TGGACAGTTTCGAAGGATTCGTTGTTTCAAAGATCAAAAAGTTTTAAGAGGAAGCAGAAAGGCGACCAATAAACTTAATGCTTTGAATAATTTCCTGGATGAAAGAGTTCTTTCTAACATACTGTGGTGGAAGGAG AGGATGGAGATGTGCAGGAAGCCGTCAACTGTCCAGCTGGTTAAAAGGCTTGACTATTCCAATTTGCTAGGCTTGGatgttaatttaaaaaatgggAG TCTAAAAGAGGGAACACTCAACTGGGAGATCTTGCAGTTCAAGTCAAAGTttccacgtgaagttttgctCTGCAGA GTTGGTGACTTTTATGAAGCCCTTGGAATAGATGCTTGTATTTTGGTTGAATATGCAGGTTTGAATCCTTTTGGTGGCCTGCGTTCAGATAGCATTCCAAGAGCTGGATGCCCGGTTGTG AATCTTCGTCAAACTTTGGATGATCTGACACGGAATGGGTTTTCGGTG TGCATAGTGGAAGAAGTTCAGGGTCCAACACAAGCTCGTTCCCGTAAAGGCCGTTTTATATCGGG GCATGCACATCCTGGTAGTCCATATGTGTTTGGACTTGTTGGGGTTGATCACGATCTTGACTTTCCAGAACCAATGCCTGTAGTTG GAATATCTCACTCGGCCAGAGGGTATTGCATAAACTTTGTCCTGGAGACTATGAAAACTTATTCGTCGGAGGATGGTTTAACCGAAGAGGCCCTAGTTACTAAGCTTCGTACTTGTCGGTACCATCATTTATTTCTGCATATGTCTTTGAGGAGCAATTTTTCAG GCACTTGTCGTTGGGGAGAATTTGGTGAGGGAGGCCTACTGTGGGGAGAATGTAGTGGTAGACATTTTGAATGGTTTGAAGGCAATCCTGTCATTGATCTTTTGTCTAAG GTTAAAGATCTTTATGGTCTTGATGAGGATGTTACATTTAGGAATGTCAGTGTGTCTTCAGAAAACAGACCCCACCCTTTGACCCTAGGAACAGCAACGCAAATTG GTGCCATACCAACTGAGGGAATACCTTGTTTGTTGAAGGTGTTGCTTCCTTCAAACTGCACAGGACTACCTTTATT GTATGTTAGAGATCTTCTTCTTAATCCTCCTGCTTATGATATATCGTCCACAATTCAAG CAACGTGCAGACTTATGAGTGACATAACGTGCTCGATTCCTGAGTTTACTTGTGTTTCACCTGCAAAG CTGGTGAAGCTTCTTGAACTGAGGGAGGCCAATCATATTGAGTTCTGCAGAATAAAAAATGTTCTTGATGAAATACTGCAGATGCGTAAAACTCCTGAGTTGTGTGAAATCCTGCAGTTGTTGATGGATCCCACGTGGGTGGCAACTGGGTTGAAAATTGACTTTGAGACATTA GTTAATGAATGTGAGTCCACGTCAGGTAGAATTGGAGAAATGATCTCCCTCGATTATGAACATGATCAAAAGCTTAGTTCTTTTCCTATTGTTCCTAGTGAATTTTTTGAAGATATGGAGTCTTCATGGAAACGTCGTATAAAGAGAATCCATATCGAGGAAGCATTCGCAGAAGTGGAAAAGGCTGCTGAGGCTTTATCTTTAGCA GTTACTGAAGATTTCGTGCCCATTCTTTCTAGAATAAAAGCAACCACAGCTCCACTTGGAGGCCCAAAAGGAGAAATATTATATGCGCGGGAGCACGAAGCTGTTTGGTTTAAGGGAAAACGGTTTGTGCCTGCTGTTTGGGCTGGTACCCCTGgtgaaaaacaaattaaacagcTTAAACCTGCTCTAGATTCAAAAGGTAGAAAAGTTGGAGAAGAGTGGTTTACCACAATGAACGTGGAGGATGCTTTAACAAG GTATCATGAGGCAGGTGCCAAGGCAAAAACAAGGGTATTGGAATTGTTGAGGGGACTTTCTTCTGATCTACAAGCGAAGATCAATATCCTTGTATTTTCCTCAATGCTTCTAGTTATTGCAAGGGCATTATTTGCTCATGTGAG TGAAGGGAGAAGAAGGAAATGGGTTTTTCCTACCCTTGGAGAGTCCTATAGGTCGAAG GATGTAAAACCAGTAAATGGAGAAAATGGGATGAAGATAGTTGGTCTATCACCATACTGGTTGGATGTAGCAGAGGGAAGTGCTGTGAATAACACCGTTGATATGCAGTCATTGTTCCTTTTGACTGGACCGAATGGTGGTGGTaaatcaagtttgctacgATCAATTTGTGCTGCTGCGTTACTTGGAATATGTGGATTTATGGTGCCTGCTGAGTCAGCCTTGATCCCTCATTTTGATTCTATTATGCTTCACATGAAATCTTATGACAGCCCTTCTGATGGGAAAAGTTCTTTTCAG GTAGAGATGTCAGAAATTCGGTCCATTGTTTCTGGAGCCACTAAAAGAAGTCTCGTACTTGTAGATGAAATTTGCCGAGGAACAGAAACAGCAAAGGGTACATGTATTGCTGGTAGTATTGTTGAAACTCTTGATACAATAGGTTGTCTTGGTATCATATCTACTCACCTGCATGGGATTTTTAGTTTGCCTCTTAATACAAAGAACACTGTATACAAAGCAATGGGAACTGTATATGTGGATGGCCAAACAAAACCAACCTGGAAGTTGATGGATGGGATTTGTAGGGAAAGCCTTGCATTTGAAACAGCTAAGAAGGAAGGGATTCctgaaataataattgaaagaGCTGAAGACCTGTATCATTCAGCTTACGCAAATGAGGTGCTTCTAGGAAAGAATGGCACAAAACTAGAACAGTTCTGTTCTACAGGTTTTAGCAGTTCTGACAAATCCCATCCTCAGTCGAGTAGTGATAAAGTTGAAGCTGTCCATAAGACAGGATCAACAAACAGAATGGAAGTCTTACAGAAGGAGGTTGAGAGTGCAGTCATTGTGATTTGCCGAAAGATGCTGATTGAGCTCTACAAGGAGGAAAAAACATCAGAAGTTACTGATATACACTGTGTTCCAATTGGTGCCAGGGAACAGCCACCTCCATCAACCATAGGTGTTTCATGTGTATATGTGATTCTCAGACCTGATAGGAGACTGTATGTCGGACAG ACTGATGATCTAGAGGGCCGAGTCCGTGCACATCGTTCAAAGGAAGGAATGCAGAACGCCAATTTCCTTTATTTCACTGTCCCAGGGAAGAGCTTGGCTTGCCAATTGGAGACTCTTCTCATCAACCAGCTCCCTTATCAAGGATTCCATCTGACCAATGTGGCTGATGGTAAACATAGGAATTTTGGCACATCCAATCTTGCCCTGGATGGTGTGTCAGTTTGTAGATAA
- the LOC18791101 gene encoding DNA mismatch repair protein MSH1, mitochondrial isoform X2, producing the protein MYWLATRNGVVSLPRCRHLALLLRSPSRKCSSSFIPSPPLLGQFRRIRCFKDQKVLRGSRKATNKLNALNNFLDERVLSNILWWKERMEMCRKPSTVQLVKRLDYSNLLGLDVNLKNGSLKEGTLNWEILQFKSKFPREVLLCRVGDFYEALGIDACILVEYAGLNPFGGLRSDSIPRAGCPVVNLRQTLDDLTRNGFSVCIVEEVQGPTQARSRKGRFISGHAHPGSPYVFGLVGVDHDLDFPEPMPVVGISHSARGYCINFVLETMKTYSSEDGLTEEALVTKLRTCRYHHLFLHMSLRSNFSGTCRWGEFGEGGLLWGECSGRHFEWFEGNPVIDLLSKVKDLYGLDEDVTFRNVSVSSENRPHPLTLGTATQIGAIPTEGIPCLLKVLLPSNCTGLPLLYVRDLLLNPPAYDISSTIQATCRLMSDITCSIPEFTCVSPAKMRKTPELCEILQLLMDPTWVATGLKIDFETLVNECESTSGRIGEMISLDYEHDQKLSSFPIVPSEFFEDMESSWKRRIKRIHIEEAFAEVEKAAEALSLAVTEDFVPILSRIKATTAPLGGPKGEILYAREHEAVWFKGKRFVPAVWAGTPGEKQIKQLKPALDSKGRKVGEEWFTTMNVEDALTRYHEAGAKAKTRVLELLRGLSSDLQAKINILVFSSMLLVIARALFAHVSEGRRRKWVFPTLGESYRSKDVKPVNGENGMKIVGLSPYWLDVAEGSAVNNTVDMQSLFLLTGPNGGGKSSLLRSICAAALLGICGFMVPAESALIPHFDSIMLHMKSYDSPSDGKSSFQVEMSEIRSIVSGATKRSLVLVDEICRGTETAKGTCIAGSIVETLDTIGCLGIISTHLHGIFSLPLNTKNTVYKAMGTVYVDGQTKPTWKLMDGICRESLAFETAKKEGIPEIIIERAEDLYHSAYANEVLLGKNGTKLEQFCSTGFSSSDKSHPQSSSDKVEAVHKTGSTNRMEVLQKEVESAVIVICRKMLIELYKEEKTSEVTDIHCVPIGAREQPPPSTIGVSCVYVILRPDRRLYVGQTDDLEGRVRAHRSKEGMQNANFLYFTVPGKSLACQLETLLINQLPYQGFHLTNVADGKHRNFGTSNLALDGVSVCR; encoded by the exons ATGTACTGGCTCGCTACTCGTAACGGCGTTGTCTCTCTCCCTCGCTGCCGTCAtcttgctcttcttcttcgctCCCCTTCTCGTAAATGCAGCAGCTCTTTCATTCCCTCTCCGCCGCTCct TGGACAGTTTCGAAGGATTCGTTGTTTCAAAGATCAAAAAGTTTTAAGAGGAAGCAGAAAGGCGACCAATAAACTTAATGCTTTGAATAATTTCCTGGATGAAAGAGTTCTTTCTAACATACTGTGGTGGAAGGAG AGGATGGAGATGTGCAGGAAGCCGTCAACTGTCCAGCTGGTTAAAAGGCTTGACTATTCCAATTTGCTAGGCTTGGatgttaatttaaaaaatgggAG TCTAAAAGAGGGAACACTCAACTGGGAGATCTTGCAGTTCAAGTCAAAGTttccacgtgaagttttgctCTGCAGA GTTGGTGACTTTTATGAAGCCCTTGGAATAGATGCTTGTATTTTGGTTGAATATGCAGGTTTGAATCCTTTTGGTGGCCTGCGTTCAGATAGCATTCCAAGAGCTGGATGCCCGGTTGTG AATCTTCGTCAAACTTTGGATGATCTGACACGGAATGGGTTTTCGGTG TGCATAGTGGAAGAAGTTCAGGGTCCAACACAAGCTCGTTCCCGTAAAGGCCGTTTTATATCGGG GCATGCACATCCTGGTAGTCCATATGTGTTTGGACTTGTTGGGGTTGATCACGATCTTGACTTTCCAGAACCAATGCCTGTAGTTG GAATATCTCACTCGGCCAGAGGGTATTGCATAAACTTTGTCCTGGAGACTATGAAAACTTATTCGTCGGAGGATGGTTTAACCGAAGAGGCCCTAGTTACTAAGCTTCGTACTTGTCGGTACCATCATTTATTTCTGCATATGTCTTTGAGGAGCAATTTTTCAG GCACTTGTCGTTGGGGAGAATTTGGTGAGGGAGGCCTACTGTGGGGAGAATGTAGTGGTAGACATTTTGAATGGTTTGAAGGCAATCCTGTCATTGATCTTTTGTCTAAG GTTAAAGATCTTTATGGTCTTGATGAGGATGTTACATTTAGGAATGTCAGTGTGTCTTCAGAAAACAGACCCCACCCTTTGACCCTAGGAACAGCAACGCAAATTG GTGCCATACCAACTGAGGGAATACCTTGTTTGTTGAAGGTGTTGCTTCCTTCAAACTGCACAGGACTACCTTTATT GTATGTTAGAGATCTTCTTCTTAATCCTCCTGCTTATGATATATCGTCCACAATTCAAG CAACGTGCAGACTTATGAGTGACATAACGTGCTCGATTCCTGAGTTTACTTGTGTTTCACCTGCAAAG ATGCGTAAAACTCCTGAGTTGTGTGAAATCCTGCAGTTGTTGATGGATCCCACGTGGGTGGCAACTGGGTTGAAAATTGACTTTGAGACATTA GTTAATGAATGTGAGTCCACGTCAGGTAGAATTGGAGAAATGATCTCCCTCGATTATGAACATGATCAAAAGCTTAGTTCTTTTCCTATTGTTCCTAGTGAATTTTTTGAAGATATGGAGTCTTCATGGAAACGTCGTATAAAGAGAATCCATATCGAGGAAGCATTCGCAGAAGTGGAAAAGGCTGCTGAGGCTTTATCTTTAGCA GTTACTGAAGATTTCGTGCCCATTCTTTCTAGAATAAAAGCAACCACAGCTCCACTTGGAGGCCCAAAAGGAGAAATATTATATGCGCGGGAGCACGAAGCTGTTTGGTTTAAGGGAAAACGGTTTGTGCCTGCTGTTTGGGCTGGTACCCCTGgtgaaaaacaaattaaacagcTTAAACCTGCTCTAGATTCAAAAGGTAGAAAAGTTGGAGAAGAGTGGTTTACCACAATGAACGTGGAGGATGCTTTAACAAG GTATCATGAGGCAGGTGCCAAGGCAAAAACAAGGGTATTGGAATTGTTGAGGGGACTTTCTTCTGATCTACAAGCGAAGATCAATATCCTTGTATTTTCCTCAATGCTTCTAGTTATTGCAAGGGCATTATTTGCTCATGTGAG TGAAGGGAGAAGAAGGAAATGGGTTTTTCCTACCCTTGGAGAGTCCTATAGGTCGAAG GATGTAAAACCAGTAAATGGAGAAAATGGGATGAAGATAGTTGGTCTATCACCATACTGGTTGGATGTAGCAGAGGGAAGTGCTGTGAATAACACCGTTGATATGCAGTCATTGTTCCTTTTGACTGGACCGAATGGTGGTGGTaaatcaagtttgctacgATCAATTTGTGCTGCTGCGTTACTTGGAATATGTGGATTTATGGTGCCTGCTGAGTCAGCCTTGATCCCTCATTTTGATTCTATTATGCTTCACATGAAATCTTATGACAGCCCTTCTGATGGGAAAAGTTCTTTTCAG GTAGAGATGTCAGAAATTCGGTCCATTGTTTCTGGAGCCACTAAAAGAAGTCTCGTACTTGTAGATGAAATTTGCCGAGGAACAGAAACAGCAAAGGGTACATGTATTGCTGGTAGTATTGTTGAAACTCTTGATACAATAGGTTGTCTTGGTATCATATCTACTCACCTGCATGGGATTTTTAGTTTGCCTCTTAATACAAAGAACACTGTATACAAAGCAATGGGAACTGTATATGTGGATGGCCAAACAAAACCAACCTGGAAGTTGATGGATGGGATTTGTAGGGAAAGCCTTGCATTTGAAACAGCTAAGAAGGAAGGGATTCctgaaataataattgaaagaGCTGAAGACCTGTATCATTCAGCTTACGCAAATGAGGTGCTTCTAGGAAAGAATGGCACAAAACTAGAACAGTTCTGTTCTACAGGTTTTAGCAGTTCTGACAAATCCCATCCTCAGTCGAGTAGTGATAAAGTTGAAGCTGTCCATAAGACAGGATCAACAAACAGAATGGAAGTCTTACAGAAGGAGGTTGAGAGTGCAGTCATTGTGATTTGCCGAAAGATGCTGATTGAGCTCTACAAGGAGGAAAAAACATCAGAAGTTACTGATATACACTGTGTTCCAATTGGTGCCAGGGAACAGCCACCTCCATCAACCATAGGTGTTTCATGTGTATATGTGATTCTCAGACCTGATAGGAGACTGTATGTCGGACAG ACTGATGATCTAGAGGGCCGAGTCCGTGCACATCGTTCAAAGGAAGGAATGCAGAACGCCAATTTCCTTTATTTCACTGTCCCAGGGAAGAGCTTGGCTTGCCAATTGGAGACTCTTCTCATCAACCAGCTCCCTTATCAAGGATTCCATCTGACCAATGTGGCTGATGGTAAACATAGGAATTTTGGCACATCCAATCTTGCCCTGGATGGTGTGTCAGTTTGTAGATAA